From the Candidatus Eremiobacterota bacterium genome, the window GATCCGCACGCCGGTCGGCGGCGCGACGTCGAGCCGCAGCGGCAGGTTGAACGTCGAGGCCGCGGTCGTCGAGTACTCCTTCGAGTAGTAGTAGTTCATGAACAGCCGCGCGGCGTTGGGGTGCGGCGCCTCCTTCATCACCGTGACCGGCGCGGTGACGAGAATCGTGTCGTCCTCGGGGAACGCGATGCTGATCGCGTTGCCGCCGGCTTTCCGCTCGAGCGCGAGGCTGTCGGCGCCGGGTCCGACGACCCGCTCGCCGGAGACGATGTCGGTCGTCGCGTCGAAGACCGAGCGCCCGATCTTCGGGTTGTTCTGCGCGAACTTCTTGAAGTAGTTGTCCCAGCCGTACTTGTCGGTCATCGCGACGACCCAGTTGCCGACGTACCCGCTGAACCCCGGATGGCCGACGGTGAGCAGATCCTTCATCCGTCCGTCGAGCAGGTCTTTCCAGCCGCGCGGCGCCGGCATCTTCTTCGGGTTGTAGTTGATCAGCATCAGCGCGATGTCGCCGAGCTGGTAGGTGTCGTCGGGGTCGAGGTGCTGGAACTCCTTGGGGATCTTGTCGATGTCGGCGGGGACGAACTGCGCCAGCGCGTTCTGCTTCTTGAGGATCGTCATGTGCGCTTCGTCGGTGGTGGCGAAGACGTCGACTTGGTGCACGTTCGCCTTCAGGTCCTGGGTGAGGCGCTGGAACAGCACCTGGCCGGTCTGGCGCAGCAGCTCGATGTCGATCCCCGGGTACTTCTGCTTGAACGACGCGCCGATGCGCTCGGCGGCGGCTTGCGTGTAGTGACCGGTCCACCACACGACCTTGCCTTCTTTCTTCGCCGCGGCGTAGAGCTTCGAGACGTCGGCGTCGGTGACTTGGTTCTTGCGCCGCGCCAGCGCGGAGAGCGGCGAGCCCGCCGCGAGCCCCGCGCCGAGCGCGGCGGCGCTGCGAACGAACGTGCGTCTGGTCGTCATGAACCCTCCCTCATGGTGCTGATCCGAACGTGGTGTGGTCGTCGGCCGGTGGGCCTGGACTTTGCCGCAGTGCCGCGCGATATACCTCCGCGACGTGCAGCGCGCCCCGGCCGGCTCCGTGCGCGATCTGGTGCTTGCAGCTCATCCCGTCGGCGACGACGAGCGTATGGGCCCCGGCGGCGCGGACGGCGGGGAGCAGGTCGCGCTCCGCCATTTTCATGGAGAGCTCGTAGTGCTCGGCCTCGTACCCGAACGTTCCGGCCATCCCGCAGCACGACGCGTCGATCACCGAGGCATCCAAGCCCGGGATCGCGCGCAGGGCGCGCACGACGGCCGGCATCGCGCCGAACGCCTTCTGATGGCAGTGGCCGTGGACGACCGCCTGCACGCCGAGCGGCCGCAGCGGCGGGTCCCAGCGGCCCGCGTCGAGCTCGCGCGCGACGAACTCTTCGAAGAGGAATGCTTGCTTCGCAACCGTTCGCGCCGGTTCGGTCGGCTCGAGGGCGAGGAACTCGTCGCGCAGGGTCAGCAGGCACGAAGGCTCTAGCCCGACGATCGGGACGCCGCGCTCGGCGTACGGTGCGAGCGCGGCGAGCGTTCGCCGCGCCTCGGCGCGCGCTTGATCGAGCTGTCCCGCGCTGAGATAGGTTCGCCCGCAGCAGAGCGGCCGCGCACCGCCCGAGCCGGCGCGCGCGAAGACCGGCGCGTAGCCGGCGGCGCGCAACACCTCTTCGGCCGCGCGCGCGACGTCGGCTTCGAACCAGCGGTTGAACGTGTCGACGAACAGCACCACCTCGCCGTTGCGCGCGCGTGCCGCGCCGCTCGCGCGCGGTTCGCGATACGGGCGCGCGTGCCAGCGCGGCAGCGGTCGTTTCGCGGTGAATCCCGCGGTGCGCTCGAGCAGCTTCGCGAGCGCCGGAACGCGCGCGCTCACGTTCGCGACGCGGCGCAGCGGGCCGAGCCGGTGCGCGATGCGCGGCAAGGCCGCAACGATGCGGTCGGCGAGCGGGATGCCGTGCCGCGCGCGGTAGTGCGCGAGAAACTCGATCTTCATGCGCGCCATGTCGACCCCGGTCGGGCACTCGCGCCGGCACGCCTTGCACGAGACGCACAGGTCGAGCGCGTCGTACAGTTCTTGCGGGGTGAGCCCGTCGCGGCCGAGCTGGCCGGTCAGCGCGAGCCGCAAGCCGTTGGCGCGCCCGCGGGTGACGTGGTGCTCGTCGGCCGTCACGCGATACGAAGGGCACATCGCGCCGCCGGCACCCTTTCGGCAGGCCCCGTTGTTGTTGCACATCTCGACCGCGCCGGCGAAGCCGCCCCATTCCGACCAGTCCAGCTCGGTCTTCAGCGGCAGCGGCGCGTAGCTCGGCCCGTAGCGGAAGAGCGCGCGGTCGTCCATCTTCGGCGGGTCGACGATCTTGCCGGGATTGAGCACGTTGGCGGGATCGAACGCCGTCTTGATCTCGCGGAACGCCGCGACAATTCGCGGCCCGAACATCGCTTCGTGAAACTCGGAGCGCACGATCCCGTCGCCGTGCTCGCCGGAGTGCGCGCCGCCGTACTCGCGCACGATCGCGAACGCCTCCTCGGCGATCGCGCGCAGCTTGCCGACGTCCTCGTCGCGCTTCACGTTCAGCACCGGCCGCACGTGCAGGCACCCGACCGACGCGTGTGCGTAGAACGTCCCGGTCGTCCCGTACTTCGCGAAGATACGGTTCAGCCGCTCGGTGTAGTCCGCCAAATGCCGTAGCGGAACGGCGCAGTCTTCGATGATCGAGACCGGCTTCGCGTCGCCGCGCATCGACGTCATGATGTTGAGCCCGGCCGCGCGAACTTCCCACATCTCGCTCTGCTGCGCCGCGTCGGTCAGCTTCACCACGGCGTGCGGAAAACCGAGCGAGGCCATCGTCTCGTCGAGCTCGTCGAGCTTGCGCGCGAGCGGCGCGGGGTCGTCGCCGGAGAATTCGACGAGCAGCAGCGAGCCCGGCTCGCCGCGCACGTACTTCGCCATGATGGGCGCAAAGGCGGCGATCTCGCGCGAGAGCTCGATCATCGTGCGGTCGACCAGCTCCACCGCGACCGGGTTCAGCGCGACCAGCGCTTCGGTCGAGCGCATGGCGTCGGCGAAGGCGGGGAAGTGGCAGACGCCGAGCGCTTTCGCGCGGGGAAGCGGTTGCAGCTCGAGGTCGATCGCGGTGAAGAACGCGAGCGTCCCTTCCGAGCCGACCAGCAGCTTCGCCATGTTGAACGGTGCGCCGGGCCGGACGGTGTGGATCGCGTAGCCGCCGACGTTGCGCTGCACCTTGGGGATCCGCGCGTCGATCTCGCTCGCCTCGCGCGCCGCGATCGCGCGGACGCGCTCGACCAGCTCGCGGTAGCGCGCCGGCGTTGCGCTGTTCCCGCTCGCCGCGTCGCCGTCGCCGCTCGCGGAGACCTCGCCGAAGTACGCGCGCGTTCCGTCCGCCAGGACCGCGTCGATCCCGGCGACGTTGTGGGCCATGATGCCGTAGCGGATCGAGCGCGCGCCCGAGCTGTTGTTCGCCGCCATCCCGCCGAGCGTGGCGCGGCTCGCCGTCGACGGGTCGACCGGAAAGAACAATCCGTCTTTCTTGAGCGCGCGGTTGAGCTCGTCGAGCACGATCCCCGGCTGCACGCGCACGCGCCGCGCCGCGGTGTCGAGCGAGACGATCTCGCGCAGGCACTTGCTGACGTCGACGATCAGCCCGCTGTTCACGGTCTGCCCGCACTGCGAGGTGCCACCCCCGCGCGCGGTGATCGGAACACCCTCTTCGCGCGCGATCGTGATCGCCGCCTCGACGTCGCCGGCCGTGCGCGGAACCACCACGCCGAGCGGCATGATCTGGTAGATCGACGCATCGGTCGCGTACAAGCCGCGCGTCGTGCGGTCGAAGTAGACTTCGCCGGCCAGCTCCGCGCGCAACCGCGACTCGACGCGCCGCGCGAGCACGGGGCTAAACCGCGACGAGCTTTTTCTCGGACGCCGCCGGCGCGGTGAGGAACTCCAGTGCCGGTTTCACGCCGTCGCCGTGCGGGATGTTCGAGAGCTCCAGGCCCATCTGCACGCCGCACAGCGTTCCGCACAGCATCAAGTCGTTGAGCGAGCCGAGGTGGCCGATGCGGAAGACTTTGCCCTTCAGCTTGCCGAGCCCGGTGCCGAGCGACATGTCGTAGCGGTCCAGGATCACGCGGCGCACGTCGTCGGCGTCGAAGCCGTCGGGCACCATGATCGCGGTGACCGTGTCGGAATACTCGCGCGGGTCGAGCGCGACCAGCTCAAGGCCCCAGCCGCGCACCGCGCGGCGCGTCGCTTCGCCGTGCCGCGCGTGGCGCGCGAACACCGCCGGCAAACCTTCTTCTTGCAGCATGGTGAGCGCTTCGCGCAAGCCGTAGAGCAAGTTCGTCGCCGGCGTGTACGGGAAGTAGCCGGTGCGGTTGCTCTCGAGCATGTCGTCCCACGACCAGTACGAGCGCGGGAGCCGCGCGGTCTTCGAGGCCGCGAGCGCCTTCTCGGAGATCGCGTTGAACGACAGCCCCGGCGGGATCATCAACCCTTTCTGCGAGCCGCCTACGGTGACGTCGACCTTCCACTCGTCGTGGCAGTAGTCGAGCGACGCGAGCGAGGACACCGTGTCGACCATGAGCAGGGCGGGATGGCTCACGCGGTCGATCGCCTTGCGCACGTCGCCGACGCGCGAGGTGATCCCGGTCGAGGTCTCGTTGTGCACGACCGCGACCGCTTTGATCGCGTGCGCTTTGTCGGCTTCGAGGCGCGCGCCGATCTGGTCCGGATCGACGCCGTGCCGCCAGTCGCCCGGGATGACCTCGACGTCGAGCCCCATCCGCCGCGCGACCTTCTCCCACAGCGCCGCGAACTGGCCGGTCTCGGCCATCAGCACTTTGTCGCCCGGCGAGAGCGTGTTCACCAGCGCGGCCTCCCAGCCGCCGCTCCCCGACGCCGGCCAGATGATCACCGGCCCGGACGTCTTGAACACCGGCTTCATCCCCTCGATGCACTCGAGCGCGAGCTCCGCGAAGACCGGACCGCGGTGGTCGATCGTCGCGCGGTCGATCGCGCGCAGCACCCGCTCCGGCACGTTCGTGGGACCGGGAATCTGCAAAAAGTGCACGCCGCTGCGAAATTCAGACATGACGCCCCGGTTTTGTCCCGCGGGCCGCAGAGTCATGCCGGGGGCCGGCTCGCTAGAGCGAGTTGACGACCAGCGCCGCGAGGATCAGCGCCATGCCGAGCAGCTCCGCCGGCCCGGGGATCTCGTGAAGCTGGAGCGCGGCCGCCGCGACGCCGACGACGGGGGTCGCGAGCGAGGCGATCCCCGCCACGCCCGCCGGCAGCCGCGAGAGGATGAACATCCACAAGAACCAGCCGAGCGCGCCGCCGCCGACCGACATGAACGCCATCGCGGCGATGAACTCAGGCGTCCAGCGGATCGGCGCGGGGAACGCGAGCGTCAGCACGACCAGCGGCAGCGTCCCCCACAGCAGCTGCCACGTCGTCAGCGAGAGCAATTCGACGTCATGGCGCTTGCGCAGCCGCTTCGCGTAGACCGCGCTAGCCGCCCACGACAGCCCCGCCAGTACCGCGAGCGCGTCGGCAGGGAAAGAGCGCGCGTCGAGCGGCGCGACCACCAGCGCGAGTCCCGCCGCGGCGAGCGCGAGCGCGACCCAGCGCACGCCGGTGATGCGCTCGCCGAGGAACGGCCAGGCCAGCAGCGCGGCCCAGAACGGCATCGTGTAGCCGAGCACCGCCGACTTCCCCGCCCCGCCGCGCGCGACGGCGAGCGTCTGCAGCAGCGTCCACCCGGTCGTTTGCAGCAGCCCGAGCACCAGCGTCGGAACGAACGGCGGCGGCCGCAGCGAGCGGCGCGTCAGCGCGAGCACCGCGAACAGGATGAGCGTCGCGACCGCGAGCCGCGCCGATGCGACGAAGAGCGGCGAGGCGTAGGCGGTCCCGATCTTGATCGCGACCCAGGTGTAGCCCCACACCAGCGCCAGCACGACGAGCGCAACGTAGACGACGGGCGAGGGCCGCGGGCTCACATTGGTGGAGGAAACGGAAAAGGACGCCGGGGTTGAGCCGGCGTCCTTTCGATGTGCACGACGCGGTGCGGGTCAGAGCTTGATCCGCGCCTCGAAGTACATGTTGAACGGGAACGCGGGGAACGTCGGGAAGTACGGGGTGTAGCTCTGCGGCTGCAGGTTCCAGCCGGGGTTGTACTGGTTGCCGATCAGCGGGTTCCCGCCCCCTTCGATCGTCGGCGTGGTGTAGCTGCACGCCTGGTTGATCGCGAACGGTACCTTCGTCCCGCCCCAGCAGCGGTTGATGATGTTCGCGAAGTTTCCGACCAGCGTGATCCGCTTGTTCACGTCATACGTGATCTGCGTGTGAAGCAGGATCGAGTTCGGCGCGACGAAGCCGCCGATCCCGTCGAACCGGTTCGTGTAGGGGTTCGGGATCGAGAGGTTCAGCGCGCAGTTGGTCGCGTCGTACGGCGAACCGCCGGCCGCGCCGTACCGATAGCGCGGGTCGTTGGCGGTGCTGCCCGGCAGCGGGGCGCCGCAGGCGTCGGGTTGGATCCCCGGCGTGGCGAGCGGGACGCCGTAGCGCGAGCCGCCCGAGAACTGCAGCGCCGGGGTGATCGCGAGCGGACCGTGCTTGTACTGCGCGATCAGCGTCGCGACGTACGGTGCGCCGTAGGTGAAGTAGCCGCCGCCGCCCGGCAGACCGCCCGGGAACAGGCTGAACGTCGGGAAGTTCGCGTTGGGATCGATCAGCGCCTGAACCGGCGCGTTCCAGTACGGGTTCGCGATCGTTCCCGCGCCGCACGCCGGTGCTGCAGCTCCTCCCGTCGTGTAGCACGGCGCGGCAACCGGTGTTCCCGCGCCGTGCTGGCAGCGCGCGTCGCCCGCGTTCGCCGCGCAGAACGAGGTGTACGCGTTGTAGCCCTGGATCTGGCCGTTGATCGGGTCGACCAGCGAAAGCCCGCTCCCAAGGCGGCTGTAGTTGATGTAGCTGTTGGTGTAGGTGAACGTCAGGCGCCCGGCCAGGCCGTTGCGCGAGAAGTCGCCCTTGTCGATTTCGAGCTCCAGCCCTTCCGAGGTCTGCTTGCCGACGTTCAGCCCGGAGACGAACACCGTTCGCTGATCGAGGAAGAACTGCTGGATCTGGTCCTGCGTCTTGCGCAGGAACGGGGTGAACTTCACCGACGTGTCGCCTTTGAAGCTGTGCTCGTACGAGAAGTCGTAGTTGTTCGCGACCATCGGGCGAACGGGATGCATCGACGTCGTCGGCAGCCCGAAGTTGCCGAACCGCGCGAGCGAGTTCACGTCGTTCGGCTGCAGGTAGTTGTACTGCTCGAACGCGGTGTTCGGAGCTTCGGCGTAGCGGCCGTAGCTCGCGCGCAGAACCGTGGTCGGGTTGACGGTGTAGGTCAGTCCGAGGCGCGGCTGGAGCTCGCCGTACGACTCGGTCTGTTGCGTCACGTTGACGACGTTCGTGCCGTGGACCAGGTTGTACGCGTTGTAGAACAGCTGCCGGGCCGGCGAGTTGAACGTGTTCGCGCCCTGGAACACGAAGCTGTCGTAGCGCAACCCCAAGTTCACGTTCAGCCGGTCGGTGGGCTTCCACTGATCGGTGATCGAGGCCGAGGTGAATTTCGGCACGACGGTGTTGAAGACCGCCGCGTCGCCCGCGCCGGTGACCACGTACGCGCAGGGGTGGCCGCCGCAGTTGTTGCCGTAGGTGCTGGCGGGAGTCACCCCGCCCTGGTAAGCCGTCCGCGCCGTGAACCTGGCCGGCGTGAAGGTGCCGAACGCGCACGGCCCACTATTCGTCGCCGGGTTTGCCGTGCCGTCGTAGCAAATCCCGCTGTACGGGTTCGTCGAGTCGACGAGCAGCCCGGCGACCGGGTTGGTGCCGATCCCCTGGTTGTTGTAGCGCATCGTCGTCGCCGTCGTGTACGAGCCTTGCACCGAGAGCAGGTGCTGCGCGTTGAGCTGGTCGGAGAACTGCGCGCTCACGCCGCGCGTATGGCTGTCGAGCAGGTATTGCACCGGCAGCCCGGCGTTGGCGAGATACGCCGACTGCGGCGCGTTCTGCAGCCAGTCGGAGTAGTACGTGTACCCGTACACGCGCAGGAACGCGTTGGTACCGAAGTTGCGCTGGTACTGCGCCTTCACGATCCCCTGGTTGTTCACGAATGTGTCGGGCCGGTTCGGATCGATCTGGCTGCGGAAGGGCCGTCCGCCCGGCGAATCCGGGAACAGGTACGGCTGCGCGAAGGCGGGCCCGCCGGTGAACCCGGCCGGGAGAACCGTCCCGTTCGGCGCACCCGTGAAGTGATAGCCGTCGGCATAGCACGGCGCGTTGCCGCAGAAGGGAGGGAACTCACCGATGCTGTTCAGGAACGCCGCCCCGCCGAGATCGTTCGTCGAGTTGGGCGTGATGTTGTTGATGAAGTTGTTGTCGAACAGCAGCTGGACGTCGTCGCGGTTGCCGTCCTTGCGCGGGATTCCGAAGTGGAAGTTCGCGACCGTGTCGCGGTCTTGCACCTTCTTGGTGAACCCGGTGAACGAGTCGTAGGGCCCGAGCGCCCACGCCGTGGCCTGCCCGCCGTTGGTGTAGTCCTGGCCTTGCGGTCCGTGACATCCGATCGGCGCCGCGCTCGGGCACGGTGCGAGCGCCAGACCCCACAGCGATTGCAGGCTCGCGCCGTCGTACTGATCGTAGTACCTGTAGCTCTGGTTGTACGCGCCCGCGCCGAGGTAGTACGAGAACGTGCGCGCCGGATTCGCGCCGCCCGCTTCGAACGCGATCTTGTCGTACTGGATCGGCGTTCCGATCGCCAGCGTCAGGTTGCGCGACGCCGGCGCCGTGCCGGTGCGAATCACCTGGTTGATGTAGCCCGAGATGCCGTTCGCCTCGGCGTTGGCGGCCGGTGCGCCGGTGTAGACCTGCAGCTCCTGCTGACCCAGCGAGGAGACCGGTCCGGAGGGATAGTTGTCGAACGCGCGGTTGACGGGGACGCCGTCCAGCTCGTACCCGATCTGATCGTAGTCGCCGCCCCGGATGCTGATCGTCGCGGCGGCGCCGATGTAACCGACTTGGCCGTTCTGTACGAAGACGCCCGGCACGGTCGAGATCGCCGACCAGGCGCTGTTGAGGTTGCCGCCGCCGCCCGCGGCGGAGACTTTGTCCTGCGTCACCGCGTTGATCGAGTAGACGTCGGCGGTCGTGCCGGCTTTCACCAGCGCCGACGCGGCGCGCGAGGTGACGCCGCCGATCACTTTGAGCGACTGCGGGGTGAGGTTGACGGTCACCGTTTGGTCGGCTTGAACGGTGACGCCCGAGACGCTCGTCGCCTCGTAGCCCGACGCCGCGGCGACCGCGACGGTGTACGTGTCGGGGTTCAGCGAGATGAACGAGAAGCGGCCCGTCGCGTCGGTCGTCGTCGACGCCGACTGCGAAGGGCTGGTGACGCTCACGCGAGCGCCCGAGATCGCTTTGTTCGTTGCGGCGTCGGCGACGGATCCCGTGATCGCTCCCGTCGTGCCGGCCAGAACGCTTGTCGTTTCCTGGAGCACGAACGCGAAGACCATCAGCACCGCCACGACGCCGCGCTTCATCGAAGAAGCGGACGTTGTCATGCTGTGTTCCTTCCGGCGAACACATGATTCGCCGCCACGGAAATTCTGCGCGCGCGCCGGTGTGCGCTGTTGCAAGAGTGTCGTTTCTCTGCCGCCGTGCGCCGGTTTTCCGTGCAGGCCGCGCATTTAGTGCCGGAAAGGTGCCGCGCGACTACCCGCTGAGCGGCAAATGCGCGCCGACGTAGCGGCGGTATTTTTCGTACGCCGCGCGATAGGTCTCCGCGAGCGCCGGATTCGGTTCGGTCGGCGCGTCGTAGCCGGCCGCGTGCGCGGCGGCGCTCGCGTCGCCGACGATGCCGACGGCCTGGGCGGCGAGCAGCGCGGCGCCGAACGCCGAAGCTTCCTGCTCGCGCGGCTGCACCGCCGGCAGCCGAAAGACGTCGGCGAGCAGATGGCGGATCAGCGGCGCTTTCGTCAGCCCGCCGCTGAGCAGCAGCCGCTCCGCGTCGCCCGAGAGCTCGCGCACGACCTCGTAGACCGAGTAAACGCCGAAGACGACGCTCTCGAACGCCGCGCGCAAGATCGTGCGCCGGTCGTGGGCGAGGTCGAGCCCGTCGAACGCGCCGCGCAGCTCGCTGTTCCAGTACGGCGCGCGCTCGCCGCCGAAGAACGGCAGCACCACGAGCCCGTCGGCACCGGGCGCGATCTCCGCCGCAAGCTCGGCGGCGCGCGCGAAGCGCTCCGGCTTCGGCAGCTCGTCGAGCAGCAGCGAGAAGATCCAGTCGAGCGAGGCGCCCGCGGCGCTGGTCGGCCCGCCGGCGACGAAGCGCGCGTCGTCGGCGCAGTAGCAGAACGTGCGGCCGTGCGCGTCGAGGACCGGCTGGCCGGTGAGAATCCGCACCGCGCCCGAGGTGCCGAGCGTGAGCGCGACGTCGCCGCGCCCGGTCGCGCCGACGCCGATGTTCGCCAAAGGACCGTCGGACGACGCGAGCACGACCGCCGTCTCGCCGCCGATCCCGAGCTGCCGCGCGACCGCGGGACGAAACGTGCGCAGCGCGGTCGACGGCGGCGCAAGCTTCGAAAGCCGGCCGGCG encodes:
- a CDS encoding FAD-binding protein — encoded protein: MLARRVESRLRAELAGEVYFDRTTRGLYATDASIYQIMPLGVVVPRTAGDVEAAITIAREEGVPITARGGGTSQCGQTVNSGLIVDVSKCLREIVSLDTAARRVRVQPGIVLDELNRALKKDGLFFPVDPSTASRATLGGMAANNSSGARSIRYGIMAHNVAGIDAVLADGTRAYFGEVSASGDGDAASGNSATPARYRELVERVRAIAAREASEIDARIPKVQRNVGGYAIHTVRPGAPFNMAKLLVGSEGTLAFFTAIDLELQPLPRAKALGVCHFPAFADAMRSTEALVALNPVAVELVDRTMIELSREIAAFAPIMAKYVRGEPGSLLLVEFSGDDPAPLARKLDELDETMASLGFPHAVVKLTDAAQQSEMWEVRAAGLNIMTSMRGDAKPVSIIEDCAVPLRHLADYTERLNRIFAKYGTTGTFYAHASVGCLHVRPVLNVKRDEDVGKLRAIAEEAFAIVREYGGAHSGEHGDGIVRSEFHEAMFGPRIVAAFREIKTAFDPANVLNPGKIVDPPKMDDRALFRYGPSYAPLPLKTELDWSEWGGFAGAVEMCNNNGACRKGAGGAMCPSYRVTADEHHVTRGRANGLRLALTGQLGRDGLTPQELYDALDLCVSCKACRRECPTGVDMARMKIEFLAHYRARHGIPLADRIVAALPRIAHRLGPLRRVANVSARVPALAKLLERTAGFTAKRPLPRWHARPYREPRASGAARARNGEVVLFVDTFNRWFEADVARAAEEVLRAAGYAPVFARAGSGGARPLCCGRTYLSAGQLDQARAEARRTLAALAPYAERGVPIVGLEPSCLLTLRDEFLALEPTEPARTVAKQAFLFEEFVARELDAGRWDPPLRPLGVQAVVHGHCHQKAFGAMPAVVRALRAIPGLDASVIDASCCGMAGTFGYEAEHYELSMKMAERDLLPAVRAAGAHTLVVADGMSCKHQIAHGAGRGALHVAEVYRAALRQSPGPPADDHTTFGSAP
- a CDS encoding aminotransferase class V-fold PLP-dependent enzyme, producing MSEFRSGVHFLQIPGPTNVPERVLRAIDRATIDHRGPVFAELALECIEGMKPVFKTSGPVIIWPASGSGGWEAALVNTLSPGDKVLMAETGQFAALWEKVARRMGLDVEVIPGDWRHGVDPDQIGARLEADKAHAIKAVAVVHNETSTGITSRVGDVRKAIDRVSHPALLMVDTVSSLASLDYCHDEWKVDVTVGGSQKGLMIPPGLSFNAISEKALAASKTARLPRSYWSWDDMLESNRTGYFPYTPATNLLYGLREALTMLQEEGLPAVFARHARHGEATRRAVRGWGLELVALDPREYSDTVTAIMVPDGFDADDVRRVILDRYDMSLGTGLGKLKGKVFRIGHLGSLNDLMLCGTLCGVQMGLELSNIPHGDGVKPALEFLTAPAASEKKLVAV
- a CDS encoding gluconokinase, whose translation is MPNAPDVVVGIDLGTSAVKVLATTTGGREIAAGSEFYGLETPHPDFVEQNADAVYTATMRVLERVLADVRLRGQEVGAIGFSSAMHGVLCVDEAGEPLSRVITWMDRRAHAIADGWRADGNGSALYARTGAPMHPMLPVTKLRWLSENDPELFARTKRFVGLKELVVFRWTGEWLVDHGIASATGMLDLRTRDWDPLALQLARVDAGRLSKLAPPSTALRTFRPAVARQLGIGGETAVVLASSDGPLANIGVGATGRGDVALTLGTSGAVRILTGQPVLDAHGRTFCYCADDARFVAGGPTSAAGASLDWIFSLLLDELPKPERFARAAELAAEIAPGADGLVVLPFFGGERAPYWNSELRGAFDGLDLAHDRRTILRAAFESVVFGVYSVYEVVRELSGDAERLLLSGGLTKAPLIRHLLADVFRLPAVQPREQEASAFGAALLAAQAVGIVGDASAAAHAAGYDAPTEPNPALAETYRAAYEKYRRYVGAHLPLSG
- a CDS encoding extracellular solute-binding protein codes for the protein MTTRRTFVRSAAALGAGLAAGSPLSALARRKNQVTDADVSKLYAAAKKEGKVVWWTGHYTQAAAERIGASFKQKYPGIDIELLRQTGQVLFQRLTQDLKANVHQVDVFATTDEAHMTILKKQNALAQFVPADIDKIPKEFQHLDPDDTYQLGDIALMLINYNPKKMPAPRGWKDLLDGRMKDLLTVGHPGFSGYVGNWVVAMTDKYGWDNYFKKFAQNNPKIGRSVFDATTDIVSGERVVGPGADSLALERKAGGNAISIAFPEDDTILVTAPVTVMKEAPHPNAARLFMNYYYSKEYSTTAASTFNLPLRLDVAPPTGVRI
- a CDS encoding TonB-dependent receptor → MTTSASSMKRGVVAVLMVFAFVLQETTSVLAGTTGAITGSVADAATNKAISGARVSVTSPSQSASTTTDATGRFSFISLNPDTYTVAVAAASGYEATSVSGVTVQADQTVTVNLTPQSLKVIGGVTSRAASALVKAGTTADVYSINAVTQDKVSAAGGGGNLNSAWSAISTVPGVFVQNGQVGYIGAAATISIRGGDYDQIGYELDGVPVNRAFDNYPSGPVSSLGQQELQVYTGAPAANAEANGISGYINQVIRTGTAPASRNLTLAIGTPIQYDKIAFEAGGANPARTFSYYLGAGAYNQSYRYYDQYDGASLQSLWGLALAPCPSAAPIGCHGPQGQDYTNGGQATAWALGPYDSFTGFTKKVQDRDTVANFHFGIPRKDGNRDDVQLLFDNNFINNITPNSTNDLGGAAFLNSIGEFPPFCGNAPCYADGYHFTGAPNGTVLPAGFTGGPAFAQPYLFPDSPGGRPFRSQIDPNRPDTFVNNQGIVKAQYQRNFGTNAFLRVYGYTYYSDWLQNAPQSAYLANAGLPVQYLLDSHTRGVSAQFSDQLNAQHLLSVQGSYTTATTMRYNNQGIGTNPVAGLLVDSTNPYSGICYDGTANPATNSGPCAFGTFTPARFTARTAYQGGVTPASTYGNNCGGHPCAYVVTGAGDAAVFNTVVPKFTSASITDQWKPTDRLNVNLGLRYDSFVFQGANTFNSPARQLFYNAYNLVHGTNVVNVTQQTESYGELQPRLGLTYTVNPTTVLRASYGRYAEAPNTAFEQYNYLQPNDVNSLARFGNFGLPTTSMHPVRPMVANNYDFSYEHSFKGDTSVKFTPFLRKTQDQIQQFFLDQRTVFVSGLNVGKQTSEGLELEIDKGDFSRNGLAGRLTFTYTNSYINYSRLGSGLSLVDPINGQIQGYNAYTSFCAANAGDARCQHGAGTPVAAPCYTTGGAAAPACGAGTIANPYWNAPVQALIDPNANFPTFSLFPGGLPGGGGYFTYGAPYVATLIAQYKHGPLAITPALQFSGGSRYGVPLATPGIQPDACGAPLPGSTANDPRYRYGAAGGSPYDATNCALNLSIPNPYTNRFDGIGGFVAPNSILLHTQITYDVNKRITLVGNFANIINRCWGGTKVPFAINQACSYTTPTIEGGGNPLIGNQYNPGWNLQPQSYTPYFPTFPAFPFNMYFEARIKL
- a CDS encoding EamA family transporter — translated: MSPRPSPVVYVALVVLALVWGYTWVAIKIGTAYASPLFVASARLAVATLILFAVLALTRRSLRPPPFVPTLVLGLLQTTGWTLLQTLAVARGGAGKSAVLGYTMPFWAALLAWPFLGERITGVRWVALALAAAGLALVVAPLDARSFPADALAVLAGLSWAASAVYAKRLRKRHDVELLSLTTWQLLWGTLPLVVLTLAFPAPIRWTPEFIAAMAFMSVGGGALGWFLWMFILSRLPAGVAGIASLATPVVGVAAAALQLHEIPGPAELLGMALILAALVVNSL